Proteins co-encoded in one Mastacembelus armatus chromosome 24, fMasArm1.2, whole genome shotgun sequence genomic window:
- the thbs1b gene encoding thrombospondin-1, with translation MKLTGIFLLLMLWTCHSARVAESPDDSSVYDLFELVQVPKKNHGVTLVKGDDPYSPAYKILNPDLIPPVPESAFRDLIDSIHAERGFLLLLNFKQFKRTRGSLLTVEKQDGSGPVFEIISNGKANTLDIVFSTENKQQVVSIEDADLATGHWKNITLFVQEDRAQLYAGCEEVNTAELDAPIQSILTQETPASADLRIGKGAVKDRFMGVLQNVRFVFGTTLDAILRNKGCQSSMTTDTMMLENLNGSSAIRTEYTGHKTKDLQMVCGFSCEDLLSMFKELKGLGVVVKELSHELRKLTDENNLIKTRIGIHSGVCIHNGIIHKNRDEWTVDDCTECTCQNSATVCRKISCPLIPCANATVPDGECCPRCGTPSDYAEDGWSPWSEWTYCSVSCGRGIQQRGRSCDRINNNCEGTSVQTRDCYLQECDKRFKQDGNWSHWSPWSSCSVTCGSGVITRIRLCNSPTPQFGGKACKGEGRQTETCQKSPCPINGNWGPWSPWDTCSLTCGGGAQTRKRLCNDPAPQYGGKDCLGDAKDTQMCNKKACPIDGCLSNPCFAGAKCTSFPDGSWKCGKCPAGYTGNGIKCKDVDECKEVPEACFEFNGVHRCENTDPGYNCLPCPPRYSGSQPFGRGVEQAAANKQVCTPRNPCLDGSHECNKNARCNYLGHFADPMYRCECRPGYAGNGHICGEDTDLDGWPNSDLVCVENATYHCKKDNCPNLPNSGQEDYDKDGIGDACDSDDDNDDIPDDRDNCPFVYNPRQYDYDHDDVGDRCDNCPYNSNPDQTDTDNNGEGDACAVDIDGDGILNEKDNCPYVYNVDQRDTDLDGVGDMCDNCPLEHNPDQVDSDDDRVGDKCDSNQDIDEDGHQNNLDNCPYIPNANQADHDKDGKGDACDHDDDNDGIPDEKDNCRLAFNPDQLDSDGDGRGDACKDDFDQDNVPDIYDVCPENFDISETDFRKFQMVPLDPKGTSQIDPNWVVRHQGKELVQTVNCDPGIAVGYHEFNAVDFSGTFFINTERDDDYAGFVFGYQSSSRFYVVMWKQITQTYWSNKPTKAQGYSGLSIKVVNSTTGPGEHLRNALWHTGDTPGQVRTLWHDPKNVGWKDFTAYRWHLIHRPRTGLIRVVMYEGKKIMADSGSIYDKTYAGGRLGLFVFSQEMVYFSDLKYECRDV, from the exons ATGAAGCTGACGGGGATATTTCTGCTGTTGATGCTGTGGACCTGCCACAGTGCCAGAGTCGCAG AGAGCCCAGACGACAGTAGTGTGTATGACTTGTTTGAGCTCGTTCAAGTCCCCAAGAAGAACCACGGGGTCACTTTGGTGAAAGGAGACGACCCGTACAGCCCCGCCTACAAGATCCTCAACCCGGACCTTATCCCCCCGGTCCCCGAGAGCGCTTTTAGGGACCTGATTGATTCTATCCATGCCGAGAGGGGATTCCTCCTGCTGCTCAACTTCAAGCAGTTCAAGCGGACCCGGGGAAGCCTCCTCACCGTCGAGAAGCAGGATGGTTCCGGACCCGTGTTTGAGATCATCTCCAACGGCAAGGCCAACACCTTGGATATAGTTTTCTCCACAGAGAACAAGCAGCAGGTGGTCTCTATCGAAGATGCTGACCTGGCTACGGGCCACTGGAAGAATATCACGTTGTTCGTGCAGGAGGATCGGGCGCAGCTGTACGCGGGATGCGAGGAGGTGAACACAGCTGAGCTGGATGCGCCCATCCAGAGCATCCTGACGCAGGAGACCCCAGCCAGCGCGGACCTCAGGATTGGAAAGGGGGCCGTGAAGGACAGATTCATG GGGGTCCTGCAGAACGTGCGGTTTGTGTTTGGCACAACCCTGGATGCCATCCTGAGAAACAAAGGATGCCAAAGCT CCATGACAACTGACACGATGATGCTGGAAAACCTCAATGGCTCTTCAGCTATTAGAACTGAGTACACTGGACATAAGACTAAAG ACCTGCAGATGGTCTGTGGCTTCTCCTGTGAGGACCTGCTCAGCATGTTTAAGGAGCTAAAGGGCCTTGGTGTTGTGGTCAAGGAGCTGTCCCATGAACTCCGCAAGCTG ACGGATGAGAACAATCTGATCAAAACCCGCATTGGCATTCACAGTGGGGTCTGCATTCACAACGGCATCATTCACAAGAACAGAGATGAGTGGACCGTCGATGACTGCACTGAGTGCACTTGTCAG AACTCTGCTACTGTGTGCCGCAAAATCTCCTGTCCCCTGATCCCTTGTGCTAATGCCACTGTTCCTGATGGAGAGTGCTGCCCACGCTGTGGAACAC CGAGTGACTATGCAGAGGACGGCTGGTCGCCATGGTCTGAATGGACCTATTGTTCTGTGTCATGTGGGCGGGGCATCCAGCAGCGTGGGCGCTCTTGCGACCGTATCAATAACAATTGCGAGGGTACTTCTGTGCAGACCCGTGATTGTTACCTCCAGGAGTGTGACAAGCGCT TCAAGCAGGATGGAAACTGGAGTCACTGGTCACCCTGGTCTTCCTGCTCTGTCACCTGTGGTTCTGGTGTCATCACCCGCATCCGCCTATGCAACTCCCCCACCCCACAGTTCGGAGGCAAGGCCTGCAAGGGAGAGGGCCGGCAAACTGAGACATGCCAAAAGTCTCCGTGCCCAA TCAATGGCAATTGGGGTCCCTGGTCACCATGGGATACCTGCAGCCTCACCTGTGGAGGTGGTGCCCAGACTCGTAAGCGCCTGTGCAATGACCCTGCACCACAATACGGTGGCAAAGATTGTCTTGGCGATGCCAAAGACACTCAGATGTGCAACAAGAAAGCCTGTCCCATTG ATGGGTGTCTATCCAATCCCTGCTTTGCTGGAGCCAAGTGCACCAGTTTCCCTGATGGTTCATGGAAATGTGGGAAATGCCCTGCAGGCTACACAGGCAATGGTATAAAGTGTAAAGATGTTGATGAG tgcaagGAAGTTCCTGAAGCTTGCTTTGAGTTTAATGGTGTGCACCGCTGTGAGAATACAGATCCTGGCTACAATTGTCTGCCCTGCCCTCCTCGCTACTCAGGATCCCAGCCATTTGGCAGAGGAGTGGAGCAGGCTGCTGCTAATAAACAG GTATGCACACCCCGTAATCCCTGCCTTGATGGAAGTCATGAATGCAACAAAAATGCCCGCTGCAACTACCTTGGACACTTTGCTGATCCCATGTACCGCTGCGAGTGCAGGCCTGGTTATGCTGGCAATGGTCATATATGTGGAGAGGACACAGATCTGGATGGATGGCCTAATTCTGACTTGGTTTGTGTGGAGAACGCAACCTACCACTGCAAAAAG GACAACTGCCCCAACCTCCCTAACTCTGGGCAGGAAGATTATGATAAGGATGGCATTGGAGATGCTTGtgacagtgatgatgacaatgatgacATTCCTGATGATAGG GACAACTGCCCTTTCGTCTACAACCCCAGGCAGTATGATTATGACCATGATGATGTTGGTGACCGCTGTGACAACTGCCCCTACAACAGTAACCCagatcagacagacacagacaacaatGGAGAGGGTGATGCTTGCGCTGTAGACATTGATGGAGATG GCATACTGAATGAAAAGGACAACTGTCCCTATGTGTACAATGTGGATCAGAGAGACACAGATCTGGATGGAGTGGGAGACATGTGTGACAACTGCCCTCTGGAACATAATCCCGATCAG GTGGATTCAGATGATGACCGTGTGGGAGACAAGTGTGACAGCAACCAGGACATTGATGAAGATGGACACCAGAACAACCTGGACAACTGCCCATATATTCCCAATGCTAACCAAGCTGATCACGACAAGGACGGCAAAGGAGACGCCTGCGAccatgatgatgacaatgatgGCATCCCAGATGAAAAGGACAACTGCAGACTGGCCTTCAACCCTGACCAACTGGACTCTGATG GTGACGGCCGTGGAGATGCATGCAAAGATGACTTTGACCAAGACAATGTCCCTGATATCTATGACGTATGTCCTGAGAACTTTGACATTAGTGAGACAGACTTCCGCAAGTTCCAGATGGTTCCTTTGGACCCTAAAGGCACCTCCCAGATTGATCCTAACTGGGTTGTCCGCCATCAGGGCAAAGAGCTGGTTCAGACTGTAAACTGTGACCCTGGCATTGCTGTTG ggTACCACGAGTTCAATGCAGTGGACTTTAGTGGGACTTTCTTCATAAACACAGAGAGGGATGATGATTATGCCGGCTTTGTGTTTGGCTACCAGTCCAGTTCCAGGTTCTATGTTGTGATGTGGAAGCAGATTACACAGACCTACTGGTCAAATAAACCCACCAAGGCCCAGGGGTATTCTGGTCTGTCCATTAAAGTAGTTAATTCCACCACGGGCCCAGGGGAGCACCTCAGAAATGCCCTCTGGCACACTGGGGATACTCCAGGACAA GTCCGTACTCTCTGGCATGACCCTAAGAATGTTGGATGGAAAGACTTCACTGCCTATAGATGGCATCTGATCCATAGACCAAGAACAGGACTTATCAG AGTTGTGATGTATGAGGGCAAGAAGATCATGGCTGATTCTGGTAGCATCTATGACAAGACATATGCTGGCGGCAGGCTAGGGCTTTTTGTCTTCTCTCAAGAAATGGTATACTTCTCAGACCTCAAGTACGAATGCAGAG atgtATAA